From the Petroclostridium xylanilyticum genome, the window CAACCTTCTTCCTTATTCCATTGAGATTAGCCAAAGTACCGGTTCCCTTTGCAGCAGCCTGAGGCTGTCTTGCTGTCTGGGCATTTTGACCGGCTGCAGCCTGTTTCTGCTTTTGGCTATCGGACCTTTCATTATTACCTGTAGTGTTTGTGGAATTATTTCCTTTTACAAAAACATAGGTTTCGCCTTTTATTGTTTGAATTGCAGACATGGGCAGATATAGTACGTTCTCCTTTTTATCTACAAAAATATCAGCATTTACATTCATTCCCGGTTTTAATTCACCAGGATTGTCAATGGTTACTTCAACATTGTAGGTGGTAACACCGTTTTGGGCTGTACCTTCCGCAGCAATATTGGTTACCCTGCCATCAAAGCTTTTCCCGGGCAGGGCGTCAGCCTGTACTTTCGCCTGCTGTCCAAGCTTCACTTTTGAAATATCCAACTCGTCAACTGCCATAGTAAACACCATCTTGCTCATATCAGCGACTGTCATGAGAACCGTGTTGTCTTGTTTATTAATTGTATCTCCGGCTTTGGCATTCTTTGTGATGACCACTCCATCAATGGGGGATACTATATTATAGTTTTCCAATTGCTTAAGCTGCGATTCCAATGTAAGCTGGAGGTCTTTTAAATCCAAAGCACTTTTATCTTGGTCTAAAAGCAGCGTATCATTCTCCAGTTCAAGTATTTTTTGTCCTGCTTTTACCCATTCATTATTGTTTACATATATTTTTTTTACTGTTCCTGAAATATCTTCAATTTTCAAGGCTTGTGACTCTGCATATTCGATGATCCCTGCACCTGTAGAAACTATATTGCCCTGGGATGTTTCAATAACTCCAACCACTTTTGTTCCCTGCAGCGTTACATTAGGGTCATCCACCTCTATTTCAGCAATCCCTGAATTTTTGGATATGACTTTGCCATTTAAAATATCCTTCGTACTGCTTTCTGCTGCAACTAACTGCACACTCTGATGATTTGAAATCTTTTCCAAATCCGATTCTTTAAACGGCAACTTCACCACTAATCTTTCATTATTGACAATATCGGCAATTTTATTCGAACTCCCGACAGAATCTCCAACTTTTACAGTGAAATTAACTATTCTGCCATCTACCGGTGCAAATACTTCAAGATTTTTAATATTCTCCAGGGTTGTTTTATTGTTCAGATGAAATTTTGCAATACTGTTTTTCGTTTTTTCAATATTGATGGATACATCGCTGTCATCAATTTTATAAAGCAAATCACCAGCTTTTACTTCCATCCCTTCCTCAAAAGGTGCGCTTACGATATTGCCTGTTACCATTGGCAAAATATCATACCTTGATATAGGCTGGACAGTCCCGGTCCCGGATATGTTCACAGTCAGATCTCCACGGACAACTTCGACAGTAACTTCCCGCGAAACAGTATTCGTTGCTTTCGCCGATGATACCTTGTTGTAGCCATAGTATCCTCCATATCCTACACCCGCCACGACAAGTACAGTGATCACGATTTTTATAATTGTATTTATCAGTTGTTTTTTCAATATAATCGCCTCCTTATAAACATTTTGTAATAATAATATGGTAAATTTGTGTTCAAACCATGAAAGAATTGTAAATAAATTATGAATAAAAGCATATACACAGCTGTCATTTCTAAACTGTGCCGGAAGTGTCGGCCAAATCCAGTTCAAACCAGAATTCAACTCCTCCTTCCATATTTTTAACACCATAGCCGTTTCCATGTGCCTCCTGGACAGCCCGTACGATAGATAATCCCAAACCCGTTCCGCCATATGCTCTTGTCCGTGCTTTGTCTACTTTGTAAAAACTTGTCCAGATTTTTTCCATGCTTTCTTCGGGAATATGTTGTCCGGAATTATAAATTGAAACCCTTGCCTTTTTACCGTCCTGTTTTATACGGATCTTGATTATTTTCTTACAGTCAACGTGATTAACGGCATTACTGACATAGTTCATCAGAACCTGTTCAATCCTGTGAAAATCGGCATTTACCATAATATCCTCATTATTTTGAATAATGACATCAATATTTCTCTCTTTAAATATCAGTGCGTTTTTTTTCACTACCTGCATCACCAGCTGCTTGATATTAAAGTTGATTTTTTCCAGCGGAAGTTCTCCATACTCTAACTGTGCCAGTTCCAAAAGCTGTTTTACAAGCCTGTTCATCTTCAAAGCTTCATCCACAATCACATCACAATAAAAGTTCTTATTTTCTTCATCTTCATTGACATTCACTTTTAAACCTTCTGCATAACCTTGAATCAACGCAATGGGAGTTTTAAGCTCATGAGATATGCTGGATATGAATTCCTTCCTCATTTCATCAATCTTTCGTTCTCTTTTAATATCCTCCTTGAGCTTCTGATTGGCTTCTCTAAGTTCTGTAATAGATTTTTGCAATTGTTCTGAAAGTGAATTGATACTTTCTCCAAGCTGTCCGATTTCATCATGATTTTTGACCAGATACCTCTCGCTGAAGTCCAGAGTTGACATTTTCCGGGCTATCTTATTCAATTCAAGTATTGGCCTTGTAAATCTTCCTGTTATTAAGAAAACAAGAAAGCTGCCCGTTATTATGGTTATAATACCTGTAAAAAGAAAAAAATTGTTGGAAATCTCCACACTCTCCTGAATGGCTGCAACAGGGGTGCTTAAAAATATATAATCACCATTGTTCAACATTGCATAAAGACTGATGAAGTTAGTATTTAGCATATCGTCTCTTTTATTTTCAATAAATGACTTCCCTTGCAGAAGCTCCTGTTTTTTTGATTTAATACGGAGTTCAAATAAATTCTGATTGCCAGAAGGCGGACGCATTACAGGGTTCTGCCTCATTTCTTTCCGTTTGGGCATAAAACCATATTTAACTTCATAATTTTTATCCAGGATAATGATACGCAACCCCTTGGTATGTTCAAGCTTTTCAAGTTCAAGAGACACTTCTTCCGTATCACCTTTATACAGGCTGTCTATCCGTCTGTAACTTTCCATAAGTATATTTTTCTTGTTATAAAAATAATACCTTTCAAGCAATAAACTGTTTAACAGCCAGGATAAAATTACATAGAAAAGTATAAGGCCGCTAACCGTTGCAAAGAGCCTGAATTTTATTGAATGTTTCATTTTTTCACCTCAAATTTATACCCAAGTCCCCTGACGGTTTGAATATAATCTCCTTTATCGCCAAGTTTCAGTCTTAACTTCTTAACATGGGTATCTACCGTCCTGGCATCACCAAAATAATCATAATCCCATACCGAGTTTAAAATTTGTTCTCTTGATAAAGCAATACCTTCATTGTCTGTAAAATAAACCAGCAGTTCAAATTCTTTTGGACTTAAATCAACTATTTTTTCATCAACATATACAACATGTCCCGTCTCATCTATTTTAAGGCCGTCATATAATTTAACATCCCTTTTTCCGTTGCTTAACCTCCTCAATAATGCCTTTACCCTGGCTACAAGTATCATTGGGCTGAAAGGTTTTGTAATGTACTCATCGGCTCCAAGGTTAAATCCAAGCAGTTCGTCAGCCTCCTCGCTTCTTGCTGTAAGCATGATGATAGGAATCCGGGAATTTTCCCTGATTCTTCTGCACACCGACCATCCATCCAACTCGGGCATCATAATATCTAAAATTACCAGGTCAAAATTTTGTTCACTATAGAATAGTTCTAGAGCTCGCTTTCCATCTTCAGCTTCCATTACACTGTAGCCTTCCCTTTTTAAAAAATCCGACACCAGTTTTCTCATTCGTGCTTCATCATCAGCAATCAATATTTTAACACCGGACATAGAAACTCATCTCCCCTTTATGATTCAGTGAAATATATGAATGGTATAAGTATCATTTGTGTAATCCCTTATACCGCCTATTCATAATAAATTGATTTTTATTCATCATATTTATTGTCACATTTTGATTTTATCATATATCCCTTTAAGTAGGGTAGCCCCAGCACAAAAAGAATGAAAATATGCTTGATTGTTCACTCCCCACTATTTTCATATTAGTCTTTAAATGCAAAAAAGACTCTCTAAAAAATTGCGAGAGTCTGTCAAAATATATAAATATCTCTTTATTATTGTCCAACCTTAACCGGTCTTCCTTCTTCCAGGGATTTTTTAGCTGCAAGGCCTATCAGTACAGGTTTTAAGCCGTCTATACCTGTTACCGGTGTTTCTTTATTGTTAACAATGGCGTCAAAGAAATCCTTCATTTCCTGTACAAAGGAATCCATGTATCTTTCCAGGAAGAAATATTTTGGTTTTTCACTCATCACACCTTCAACCGTACTTAAGACTGCGGATGATGGTGTATCGTTTGATACTGTAACACATCCCTTTGAGCCAAATACTTCTACCCTCTGGTCATACCCGTAAACTGCTTTTCTGCTGTTATCAATAATACCGATAGCACCATTTTTAAATTTCAGGGTAATTACGGCAGTATCAACATCCCCTGCTTCTCCGATTGCAGGATCTACTAAAACTGCACCCTGGGCATATACTTCTTCTACTTCACTTCCTGATAAATACCTTGCCATGTCAAAATCATGTATGGTCATATCTAGGAAAATTCCCCCGGAAACTTTTACGTATTCTACTGGAGGCGGCTCAGGGTCTCTTGAAGTAATTTTAATAATATGCGGCTCTCCAATTTTTCCAGCTTTGATTAGTTCGCGAACCTGCTTAAAGTTGTGGTCGAATCTTCTATTAAAGCCTACCTGGAATTTAACTCCTGCCTCTTCTACCGCCTTAAGTGCTGCATGTATTCTATCCAAATCATAATCAATCGGCTTTTCACAGAATATATGCTTTCCTGCTTTTGCTGCTTCAATTGTAATTTGAGAGTGTGTATCGGTTGAGGAACAGATTAACACTGCATCGATTTCAGGATCGTTTAAAATATCATGGTAATCATTGGTTACATTTTCAATGCCCAGACTATGTGCCCAGTCTTTAATTTTGTCTGCATAAACATCAGCGATTGTTTTAACCTCAGCCTCAGGAATATGATATGTTACGCTCTGTGCATGGATTTTACCAATACGACCTGCACCTATGACACCTACTTTTATTTTCTTACTCATAAATAACTTCTCCTTTTTTTATTATATATAGTTGCTGATAATAATTTTACATGGCAGATAAAGTAAATAAGTTTACAGTTCACGGTTTACAGTAAAAGCTATTAAATCGTTTACTACTGTGAACCGAGATCTGTTAACTGTGAACTATATAGTTTGATTATAGTCCTGTTTTTTCTCTGATATATTTTCTCGCTCTCATTGCATATTCAAGAGGATTTGCCTTTGCAGGGTCCTGTTCTGCTTCTACAACAAACCAGCCTTCATAATTGTTTTCAGCCAGGATTTTAAACAGCGGTTCAAAATTAATCATGCCGTCTCCCGGTACTGTAAATACTCCCTCTTTCACAGCCTTTAAGAAACTCATCTTTTCAGGTTTCACTCTTGCCAGTATATCTTTTCTGACATCTTTTAGATGTACGTGTTTTACCCTTTTTACATATTTTCTTAATATTGCTTCCGCGTCCTCTCCTGAGAAGGCAAGATGCCCTGTATCAAATAAAAGATGTACCAGCGTCGAATCTGTCATTTCCATCAGCCTGTCAATTTCTTCAGTGGTTTGTACTCCTGTCCCCATGTGATGATGATAGGATACAAGCATTCCTTTTTCTGCTGCAAGCCTTCCCAACTCTTCCAGGCCTCTTGCAAGTTTTTCCCATTCTTCATCGGTAAATACCGGTTTTTTATCGAATACAGGTACATCCATCATTCCCTGGATGCTGTGCCCTTGTTCTGCTACCCCAATCATCTTTGCACCCATTGCATGTAAAAAGTCTCTGTGCTTGATAAAGGCTGCTACAGTTTCTTCAAGGGGCTTGGTAGTTAGGAAAGCACTAAACCAGGCATTACAGATTTGAATATTTCTCAAATCCAATGCCTTTTTTAAAACTGCTGGATCTTTCGGATATTTGTTTCCTACTTCAGATCCGGTAAATCCCGCCAGGGCCATTTCACTTACACACTGTTCAAAAGTATTTTCTCCTCCAAGCTCCGGCATGTCATCGTTTGTCCAGGCAATTGGTGCTATTCCTAATTTTACTTTTTCTGCATTAAACATTGTTTTCTTCCCCTTTCTTATTTTACAGTAATCATAACATCCCGGATCATGCGTACCAGCTCGTCATATCCTGCAAGGAACTGCAGCAGTGTCCTGCTTAGAGCACCATAGGTGTCAAATTCTTCAACGGTCATTCCATCCGGTTGGTATGCCTTATTAAAATCCGGGAAGTGCTTGGTGAGCTGTTCTATAATTTTGGGGTCTACCGGTTTATCGATACGGTTTTCTACGGTAATATCCGAATGGTTGAAACGTTTGATCCATTTGTGCGGTATTGTTAAGGACATGTCTGCACCGATAAATTCAGACCACTGGTGGTGGTTTCGATATGCCGCTGCTAATAATTGGGTTCTATATCCTCTTTCTTTATAAATCCTGTATGCATTTTTCATTGCTGCAACGCCGGCCCATTCCAGGCATTCGGGGTCTACTATAATGCCATCCCGATCTGCTACTACCTTGAGCCAGTCATCCAGCCTGCCTACCATGATGGTACACACAGGATGCATCCAGGAAGTATCTTTACCTTCCTGTTCCCGTCTTTTTAATCCTCTTTCCACTGCTTCTGCTACTGCCAATGCCTGCGGAACAGTAAAACAAACAGTTGCATTGATGCTGACTCCGTGATAGGTAGCTTCTTCAAAGGCCTGAATTCCTGCTTTGGTTGTGGGCATCTTTACCTGTATGTTGGGTGCCAGATTACCGAAGTGTACTGCCTGTTTGGTCATAAGTTCAGCATTTCGATAATATTTTGTATTGGTCTGAATGGATATTCTTCCTTTTTGTCCTTTTGTCTGTTCATAAATTGGATATAGCAGCTTTGCACCTGCCACTGCCATTTCCTCGTTTAATTTCCATGCAATATCATCTTCTGTTGCGGTTGGCATCTCCTGGATGAGTTCTTTGATTCTGTCTTTATATAGGTGCATTTCCTTTTTGAGCACTTCCCCTACGATTACAGGATTGGTGGTAGCACCTACTGCACCGTATTCCAGGGCATATTGCAGTTCGGAGATGGAACAGGAATCGTTCCAGAAGTCTGTCGGTGTGGTACTGGCCATCTCATGCAATGGACTTTTGTATTGTTTTTCACTCATTTTTATTCCTCCCTATTTGACATTTTTATATACCTTTAGGATTTTAAAATTTAATTTATAATTCTACACAAAGCGTTTAGAAAGGGCATATTTTCCCTGCCATTCTGAACGAAGCGAAGAATCTTCTGCTACTATCCTGAGATCCTTCACTACGCTCAGGATGACAAATGATGGAATTACGGCATAGCAATATTAATATCTTCTTGCTCTATCCCGTTCTTTCATTACTTCTTCGGAAGCTTTTAGAATACTTTCCTTTTGTGCTGTTTCTGCAATTCCTACATTCCACCAGGACTCATAACCATGAGT encodes:
- a CDS encoding efflux RND transporter periplasmic adaptor subunit, coding for MKKQLINTIIKIVITVLVVAGVGYGGYYGYNKVSSAKATNTVSREVTVEVVRGDLTVNISGTGTVQPISRYDILPMVTGNIVSAPFEEGMEVKAGDLLYKIDDSDVSINIEKTKNSIAKFHLNNKTTLENIKNLEVFAPVDGRIVNFTVKVGDSVGSSNKIADIVNNERLVVKLPFKESDLEKISNHQSVQLVAAESSTKDILNGKVISKNSGIAEIEVDDPNVTLQGTKVVGVIETSQGNIVSTGAGIIEYAESQALKIEDISGTVKKIYVNNNEWVKAGQKILELENDTLLLDQDKSALDLKDLQLTLESQLKQLENYNIVSPIDGVVITKNAKAGDTINKQDNTVLMTVADMSKMVFTMAVDELDISKVKLGQQAKVQADALPGKSFDGRVTNIAAEGTAQNGVTTYNVEVTIDNPGELKPGMNVNADIFVDKKENVLYLPMSAIQTIKGETYVFVKGNNSTNTTGNNERSDSQKQKQAAAGQNAQTARQPQAAAKGTGTLANLNGIRKKVVVGINNDEYIEIVSGLEEGEKVLLPYTPSQSSNRAMPGPGGFNMMGGGGAIPRRQ
- a CDS encoding sensor histidine kinase, whose amino-acid sequence is MKHSIKFRLFATVSGLILFYVILSWLLNSLLLERYYFYNKKNILMESYRRIDSLYKGDTEEVSLELEKLEHTKGLRIIILDKNYEVKYGFMPKRKEMRQNPVMRPPSGNQNLFELRIKSKKQELLQGKSFIENKRDDMLNTNFISLYAMLNNGDYIFLSTPVAAIQESVEISNNFFLFTGIITIITGSFLVFLITGRFTRPILELNKIARKMSTLDFSERYLVKNHDEIGQLGESINSLSEQLQKSITELREANQKLKEDIKRERKIDEMRKEFISSISHELKTPIALIQGYAEGLKVNVNEDEENKNFYCDVIVDEALKMNRLVKQLLELAQLEYGELPLEKINFNIKQLVMQVVKKNALIFKERNIDVIIQNNEDIMVNADFHRIEQVLMNYVSNAVNHVDCKKIIKIRIKQDGKKARVSIYNSGQHIPEESMEKIWTSFYKVDKARTRAYGGTGLGLSIVRAVQEAHGNGYGVKNMEGGVEFWFELDLADTSGTV
- a CDS encoding response regulator transcription factor — encoded protein: MSGVKILIADDEARMRKLVSDFLKREGYSVMEAEDGKRALELFYSEQNFDLVILDIMMPELDGWSVCRRIRENSRIPIIMLTARSEEADELLGFNLGADEYITKPFSPMILVARVKALLRRLSNGKRDVKLYDGLKIDETGHVVYVDEKIVDLSPKEFELLVYFTDNEGIALSREQILNSVWDYDYFGDARTVDTHVKKLRLKLGDKGDYIQTVRGLGYKFEVKK
- the iolG gene encoding inositol 2-dehydrogenase, which codes for MSKKIKVGVIGAGRIGKIHAQSVTYHIPEAEVKTIADVYADKIKDWAHSLGIENVTNDYHDILNDPEIDAVLICSSTDTHSQITIEAAKAGKHIFCEKPIDYDLDRIHAALKAVEEAGVKFQVGFNRRFDHNFKQVRELIKAGKIGEPHIIKITSRDPEPPPVEYVKVSGGIFLDMTIHDFDMARYLSGSEVEEVYAQGAVLVDPAIGEAGDVDTAVITLKFKNGAIGIIDNSRKAVYGYDQRVEVFGSKGCVTVSNDTPSSAVLSTVEGVMSEKPKYFFLERYMDSFVQEMKDFFDAIVNNKETPVTGIDGLKPVLIGLAAKKSLEEGRPVKVGQ
- the iolE gene encoding myo-inosose-2 dehydratase, which translates into the protein MFNAEKVKLGIAPIAWTNDDMPELGGENTFEQCVSEMALAGFTGSEVGNKYPKDPAVLKKALDLRNIQICNAWFSAFLTTKPLEETVAAFIKHRDFLHAMGAKMIGVAEQGHSIQGMMDVPVFDKKPVFTDEEWEKLARGLEELGRLAAEKGMLVSYHHHMGTGVQTTEEIDRLMEMTDSTLVHLLFDTGHLAFSGEDAEAILRKYVKRVKHVHLKDVRKDILARVKPEKMSFLKAVKEGVFTVPGDGMINFEPLFKILAENNYEGWFVVEAEQDPAKANPLEYAMRARKYIREKTGL
- a CDS encoding transaldolase family protein, with product MSEKQYKSPLHEMASTTPTDFWNDSCSISELQYALEYGAVGATTNPVIVGEVLKKEMHLYKDRIKELIQEMPTATEDDIAWKLNEEMAVAGAKLLYPIYEQTKGQKGRISIQTNTKYYRNAELMTKQAVHFGNLAPNIQVKMPTTKAGIQAFEEATYHGVSINATVCFTVPQALAVAEAVERGLKRREQEGKDTSWMHPVCTIMVGRLDDWLKVVADRDGIIVDPECLEWAGVAAMKNAYRIYKERGYRTQLLAAAYRNHHQWSEFIGADMSLTIPHKWIKRFNHSDITVENRIDKPVDPKIIEQLTKHFPDFNKAYQPDGMTVEEFDTYGALSRTLLQFLAGYDELVRMIRDVMITVK